The Falco rusticolus isolate bFalRus1 chromosome 4, bFalRus1.pri, whole genome shotgun sequence genome includes the window TCAGAAATTGCACGTtatgggtttggggtttttctgccTTAATTCAGTTAACTCCTCACCTTCCTCGCCCCAGCGCTGCCGTTGGAGCTTGACCCTTGTCTTAACCCTTGTCTGTCTGGGGCTCCCCTTGCCCCGCAGCCCTGTCATGCCTGGCTCAGAAATAGGAGGGTTTGAGCCCCGGGGTGTTGTTGTTGCTGGGGTAGTGCGACTGCATGAGTGGGACCTCGCACTCGGAGCCACCAGAAAGCATTGCTGCCTCTGGCACCTTGTGGCCGTGGCTGTTCAAATCCCCATTTTCCAGGCAGGCTTTTACCCCTTCCAGCTCCAGTGGGCTGGCATCCACGCCAGTGCCAGTGTGCGCCTTCGCCCGGCGGTGCCGGCGGTAGTACATGCCAACggtcaccaccaccaccagcagcagcacagcggCCAGTGCGGGGACAATCATCAGGGTGAGGTTGCTGTCCTTGCTCTGGGTGACGGGGgagtgctgctggtggctcaCTGGCAAGGTCTGCACCTCGGCGCAGTGCTCCTCCTTGGAGACCTTCTCCCCCAGGGGCCCGATGCAGATGCGGTAGGTGCAGTTGGGCTTCAGCGCCCGCACTGTGTACTCAGAGAGCGAAGCCGGCAAACGCAGCATCACCGGCCGCTTGTCCAGCCCGGAGAGGTTTCGGTAGCTCAAGCGGATGCCCTTCAGCTGCGCTTTGGACTGGACGTAGTTCTGCAGGTCGACTTTAAGGGAGGTGCTGCTGACCTGCGCGATGCTGATCCGCCGGCTGGGTGGCGGGGCCGGCGTGTTTGGGGCTGGCGTCGTCCCCCTCACCTCCACCTCGCAGTACACCCCGGCGAAGCCCACCGGGCACAGGCACTGCAGGTAGTTTAGGGCACCCAGGTGGCAGGTGCCGCCGTTCAGACACGTGCGAGGGGGACAGATGGGCggcagggggctggtgggggccAGGGTGCCGCTGAAGGGCACCGGCGtggagctgccctggggagccctgGCCCCCGGGGTGGGAGCggcagtgctgggctgcggTGCCAGgcggctgctggtggggagcggCACAGGTGGCGGCAGCGTGGTGGTGCGTGGCgtggtggggggggtggtggtggtggggcagcCAAAGTCAGCGTActgcaggtggtggaggagctTGCCagagttttttggggggaagtgGCAGCGTGTCTCCTCAGGCCGCCGGAGGACCACGCTGCTGGCATTGACCCACTGCACCAGCCAGCTCATCTGGCAGATGCAGTTGAAGGGGTTGCCGGCGGCTGTCACGGTCCGCAGCCTGGGGAAGAATCTGGAGAAATCCCGAGGGATGGTGTTGATGTTGAGGTTGCTGATGTCCAGCTCCTGGAGGTTGTGAAGGTTGTGGAAGtcctctgctggcagctgggagatGCGGGCATtgccagccaggctgagctTGGTGAGGCTCCCCAGCCGCCGCAGCACCGCCGGGACACGCTCCAGCAGGTTGTCGGAGACATCCAGCTCGTGGAGGTTGTTCTGGGCCTGGAAGAGCTCCTCGTTTAAGCTCGTCAGGCCCAGACCTGCAATCTTCAGGGACTCAATGTTGACAGCATGGAAGGCCCCTGGTGCAATAGTGGGGATCTTGTTCCAGCTGAtgtccagcagcaggaggttgGGCAGGTCGAGGGGTGGCACGGCCCAGAGCTGGTTGTTCTGCAGCTTCAGCTCCAGCAGGTTCTCCAGTGTGtcaaaggcagcagcatggaTGTGCTGGATCCTGTTCTTCTGCAGGTAGAGCCGCTCCAGCAGCCGCAGCCCATGGAAGGTCTCGTTAGTGATCTCCTGCAGCTGGTTGGAGGACAGGTCCAAGTTGACAAGCTCCGTCAGGGGCTGGAAGATGTTTTTCTGGATGCTGGTGATCTTGTTTTGTGAGAGGTCCAAGAGCTGGAGGGTGGGCAGGCCCGCAAAGCTGTCCTCACTGAGCATCGTGATGCCATTCTCAAAGACATAGAGGGAGAGGGTGTtggggggcagcccctggggcacGGTCTGGCCCCGTCTGGCCGCGCACAGGATGGTCTTGGGGTCTTGGCACTGGCAGCCTGCGGGACatgccccagccagctccctggggGCCAAGAGAAGCAGCGTGCAAAGGATCAGCTGGTTCATGGTGTCAGCTCTGCGGAAGAGAGAAACCCAGCCAGGGTCAGGGGCAGGGCCCAGCAGGGGGGAGCTCTGggcgggcagggctgtggggtgccTCAGACCCCCAGCTGCTACCGCTGCACCCCTGCTGGGGGGAGAGCCATCTCCCCGTGCCCTGCCTGGGACCCTCCAGCCCCGGGGGGACTGCCCAGGGAGTGGGAGAGTCCCCACCACATTCCTGCCTCCTCTGCGCTGCCACAGCctgcaacagagctggtgacaGGGAAGCCCCACGCCGgctgcccaccccagctccacgctctctccctccctggaCCCCCAAGATATAGGGACGTGATACCTTTGCGCACCCCAGGCTCTGCCACCAGACGTGTCCCGCCAGCTTTGGCCAGGTCTCTCGGGGCTACCTGCGGTGGGGCACCGAGACCCCCAGTACCTCCCGGCGGCTCTCGGCAGGGTGCAAGTCAAACACAGGGATGCAGAGGGAGCGTGGCTCTGCCTAGGagcccggggagggggtgggagcCTGGCCGGCCTTCCCGAGCTCCCAGCTCGGCTTAACCCTTTGCTGGTGCCGCCGTCCCGGCACAGCGTCTGCTCCTGCCCGGATCGGATCGCCGGCAGCAGCGATCCCGCTCGGGGATGGGGGCACACGGCGTGGTCCCCACCATGGGGTGCCcgagcacaggctgcaggaccAAAGGAGCTGGGTGCTCCCTGCCCCATGGGTCGCCCCTGTGCCCCGCAGTGTCCCACAGAGTCCAGGGGGCTCGTACTCACCCCTGAGCTGGCTCCTGTCCCCTGAGATCCGTGGGTCACCTTGCTGTTCCCTGCCAATGCTGGCACCCTGGGGACTTTGCACAGCACGCTGGGCTGCGTCCTTGTCCCTTGGGGACAGTGGGGATGGAAGGGGGGATGCTCTTGGGGTGAGCAAGGCTCACCAGGGTGACCCCCGCCGCCATCACAGCTGGCTGTGCCCCACAGGGCTGGCTCCTCTCTCAACCCCTTCAGCCCTTTTAATGACACTCCTAATTAGCACAGGCTGGGCCGAGGACCAGCCATCTCCTGCCACCCCATCTCAGGGGATGTGGGGGTGGCGGAGCTGGGTCCccaggcagggaagaggcaaACCCCACCAGGCTGCCCGAGGTGGGGGTGCTGCCGGCATCCCGCTCCGCtagccccttccccagccccagccccgccaccTCCTCCCCGGCTCAGGGCTGGTTCGTGGCTGCAGGCAAACACCCTCCCTGCGGCTCACAGGGGCCTCCACCGTGTGCGAGGGGCTGCTGGGTCGCAcgtgctgcctgccctggccacCCCTCCGCTGTGGGGGGCCCTGTCCCGGTCACACCGGCGGTGACAGGACACCAAGTCCTGCACCAGGAGGGTCTGGACCCGTTCTGTGCCCCAGGCCAGCAGAGCCCCCCGTGCCTCGGGGGCACCGGTGCCCACCCACAGCCCGATGGGGTTAACGCAGCGGCAGGTTCTGACCTTGCCTcttccccgggcagcccccccagggtGGGGTGCACCCGAGGGTGGGGTGCGCCcttgctgctgggcagggtcACCACAACTGACTGAGTCACTTGGCCCGCatggccctgccctgccgtgACCTGTGCCGtcagccccccacccccccagtgcTGAGGAGCTGCGCTGTATCCAGGGGGTCACCGCCACCCAGTCCCCTCCCTGGcacccccagctcagcccccaACCACCGCTAGGTCCTGCTGCACCCCCACATCATGGCCAGGCTGTCGGTGCCCGGGATGAGGACAGAGTAGAGCCAAGAAAGCATCATGGAGAGCTCACGGAGCACTTTGTGGggctcagggggctgggggcagccctggcaccccccGCCACCCCGCCAGCGCTCCAGGTGGCTCCGGCAGCCAGAGGATGCTGGCTGGCAGGCAAAGGCTGCCAGGGCGCAGGGTGCCGGTGTACCAGCAGTGCCAGGCCACCCGGGTGAGCAGTGCCGGAGCGTGGCCAGGCCTGCGGGAGGCTGGCGAGGCCAGGGCTGGTTTTGCAATGCCAGGGTCGGGTTTCGCTGACGTGTCCCGTGCTGCAACCAGCTGCTGACTCCAAGTCTCTCCAGTCCCTTTAATTATACTGGCATTTCCTCCCCGCCTGCCAGGCTCCCCGCTTTGGGCAGGTTCGGCCGGCCCAGCCATGGCCGTGCATCCCCGCCTCGCCACGAGCGCCGGGCAGGCTGGCACGGTTGCTCCACCCGCACGCCTCCGCCACCTCTCCCTCGGCATCACCCCGCTCCGCCGGCACACGCCAGCATCCCGCCCGCGCACCGCCTCCCTGCTGACACCGTTGTAAGGGTTAACCCAGCCCCAGCTCGCTGGGGTGCTCACCCCTCTGAAACAGGGGGGACAGGGGAACAGCTTCCCCGCATCCAGGGGGGGTCCCCGAGGGTGGAGAGGGGCCCCCAGTTCTGCTGGAGGTGTTGGGACCGCCCTGCCAGcggcctgctgctgccttggctggGCTCCCCCGCACCTGCACCGCAGATATTTGCCGAATTATTCATATTTTCCGGCTGCGGGGAGGATCTGGGCTCAGATTCCCCCAGTCCCAGCTCAGCctttccctgccagcctgctggggtgggagtgttgtgtgtcccccccctccctgcctgcagccccctggccAGGCTGTACCACTGCCTGCCCAGGGTGAGGGACTCTGCCAGGGACACCCCACTTCACACCTGCCACACGTTTTATGGACGAGGCCAATGCTGTCCCTATGCCACAGGGTGACACCTGTGCAGGACGGGCCAGAGGAGCCCTCCCAGGGGTCCCTGCCTTTCCGcgctgctcagggacatggctgCTCCCCCCAGGGAACGCAGCACAGCCAGGATGTCCCTTCCCGCACCGGCAAGCAAGGCTCTGCAGCCGAACAAAGCCACCGTTGTTGCCGGCAGGCCGGTAGGCTGCCTCCTCAGCCGGCGGGCACCAGTGCGGGCAGGACAGGGGCCCTGCACGAAGCTGGACCCTGCGTGTGTTCCTGTCACCACAGGGAGGGACACTGTGTCTTCACCGGGCGGGATGCAGGCACTGCTCCCCTCCCTTACGCCCCCCCCAACCAAACCCATGTCAGCACATGTCCCCAAGACCCAACCAGGGGGATGCAGGATTAAGCCCTTAATCCTCCTCCCCTTCAACCCACCCTGCACCACCGcagctcccacctcctcctgggCTCCCCTCCCTATTTAATTAAAGTTTCCGCAGCAGCCCCGGAGGAATGCAGGCCTGGTTATTGCATTCCCCAGGGCACTCGCCAGCCCCTCTGGAACACTCCTGCCCCTTTGAcccggccgcgctccccggCTCAGGTGCCGGCAAGGAGGAaaaaccagcagagctgctttacTGGCAGCCAAACCGCCTCCGGAGGAGCCCGAACCCCAGCAGAGGTTGGGAGGAGGCCGGCGATGGTGCCACGCGTGGCCCCGGCAGCACAGGCAGATTCCTACGGCGTGACTGAGGCGGTCGCGGCTGTCCCCGAGCGTTTCCTCCTGCCGCGTCCCACCGGCAGAGCCAGCCGGGCAAGCAGCGCTTGCGTCAGGGCCACCCGGGCAGGCCAGCCGGCCTTGGCGTGGCACAGGGAAAAACAGTCATTATTGTCATCCTTGACGGCGGCACTGCCCAGCACCGTGTGGGCAGCAGCATGGCCCCGGCTGGGTCAGGCCAGTCCAGCTGCCCCGGTCCCAGCAGGATGAGACCTGCCAGCATGGGGCACGTTGGCAAGAGCCTGTATGGGGGGGACATGACATGagtgggggtttttggttggggAAAGGGGTCTTGGAACTGAGGCATCTCTGCTGGGATGTGCTGGCTCTTGTGACAGCTGCCGACCCAGGAGGGGAGCTGGGCATGGAAAGGGTCACTTACCCCACCGTGGCCCAAGTCACACCTAGAGAGGGTGACAGCAGCTGGCACCCCCTCAGCACATGCCAGGTGACAATGAAGCACACAGggagcactgctggcagcaggagaagaGGTGGGGTatccctgccagccagcagccaggctggccgGTGGCCCTGCTGGCACCCGTCCCTCTGTGCCAGCTGGGGGGAAAACCCTTGCTGGCACCGCCCGGGGACTCTGCTCAGCACCACGGCAGGTCAGTGACCCGGGATGCTGGCCCTTGAGGACAGGCAGGGTGAAGGCAGCCAAACCCCACCCCAGCCGAGCCCTCTGCCGATGAGGGTGGTGGACacggctgccagcagctcccacctctGCCTGACCCCACAGGGCGAGCCCTGCCGCCACGTCTGCCAGGGCAGGCCAAGCACAGGATGGGTCCAGGACCACAGCGGGGtcctgcagccctcctgctgccagggtgGGTCACAGCCACGCAGCCACAGCTGGAAGGAGCTGAGCTCCACATTACCCCCAGCCACATCCCCTCCCATtcctgggacagcagcagcaccaggccAAGGTCCCCAGGCCAGACCCCAGCACATCCCATGGCATaacaggcacaggcaggggacaggggacCAGGGTCCCTGCCCACACCCTCACCACCCCAGCCAAGTTGccaccagcctgggcagggaACAGCAGGTGCCCCATGGCCCGGCCAAGGCctggcagggagcacagcacgACCCTCACCGAGGCCTGCAAGCAAGGCACTGGCCCCgggtgccctgcctgcagccaagCCCCGGGTGCCACCTTGCCACCCGCGGGGGGCTACCAGCCCCGGTGCCCCGCTGCTCAGCCGAGGCCCTCCGGGCCCCTCAAGCCCCACCACCGCCCCGAATCCCCCCGGGGGGCCCAGCAGAGCTCACTCCCGCCCGTAGGCCGCCGCCCCCCGAGCCCCCGGCCCcgtggggagggcagggcacGGGCACCGGCGCCCGGTACCGCGGGACTcaccgggccgggccggggcggtCAGTCCATGGCGGCAGCAGCCAGCGGCCGGGCAGACGCTCCCCTCTGCCGgcgccgggcgcggggggcggctTTAAAGCGGTGGGGCGGAGCCTGAGCTCCCGCCGCCTTCCTATTGGctgtgggggaggaggggtggggCGCGGCTGCCCCGGAGGCTCCGCCCCCCCGCGCACCTGGGGCCCGACACGGGGCGGGacccccgggacccccagcGTCCCAGCGCCCCTGCTGCGCCTGTGGGGGCCCTGTAGGTATCTCCCTCGTATGCACAGCGCCCCTGGCACCGCCGTAACACCAGGGGCTGGGTGCCCTAGGCaccccctgggacccccatACCCAGTGTGcgggggaccccagccccagtgtGCCCCGGCATCCGCAGAACCCCTGCCACCacctgctgggggcaggagggacagcGGGGGGCCCTCGCAGGGCTGCCCCCATGGCCCGGtgatggcagagctgtgctgcaggacagcagtcCCGGTTCGGCACCATGGGGACAGCACGGGGACAGCCAGACACCCAGGGTGTCCTTGTCCCAGCCCTAGGCCCCGGCGGTAGTGGAAGTGCTGGTGACGGTGAccgcagctgggcagggaaCCCTGCCCTGGCAATCTTTGCCTACATCGTGCCAACAGTCCCAGGGCAGGACTGTGCTGCACCAGCTGGGGCTGTCCCCTGTGCCATCCTGTGGCACCACCGGGGTGTCCCTGCCATGGGgacctgctggggcaggagcatgGCACAACCTTGTTTTCACCGTATGGTGTAAAGGgctggcacggcacggcacggcacagctCTCTCCCCTCAGCAAGGCCACAGAAATGTCAAAAGTAACAGATTgtccctttgttctctgcctgcCGAGCTCCCTCCGGCCCTGCCAGGGAAGGCAGTGGCGGCTCCGTGCTCCTCGTCaccaccagcccctgcagccaccaAGCATTCCCTGTCACAGTCCCCTCCGAGCATCCCCGCGGTCATTGTCCCTCCGCTCACTGAGCGCTCCCCCAGCCATGGTCCCCTGCAGCCACCGAGCACCCCCTGGGCCGCAGGCTGGGACAGGGTGCAGGACATGGCCATGGCGCAGGGACACGCTCCAGCTGGCACTGCCCTGACCGCAGGGCGCTCCGGGGTTGGTGGCACGGCAGGTGCCAGGTGAGGTGTGCGGCGTGCCGGGGTGTGCCATGCGCCTGCTCTGAACTGCCCGAgccggcccggccggccccaGGGCTCCCGTGCAGGTGCTGGTGgcttccctgggcagggcaggctgccatcgctgggcacagggcacagggctgggagcaggataCCCTGTGGCTGGGAGCCGGATACCCCATGGCTGGGCACGGCTTGGTGGCAGACACcgtgcagccagggctgggagcagccagcagtgccGGCAGCACCATCCCACTGCCACCCTGCCACCCCGGGGTGGGACAGCGAGGGTCGCGCCGTGAGGCGCTGTAAGGCAGGGGAGCAGCCTGGCACGCTGAGGGcacccaggtgctgctgcaggccTGATCCTGCCTGCATGTCCCCAGGACGGAGTTCGGGGCCTGCAGCAGTGGGGGACAGTGCAAGATCCAGCCCCGTGGCTGTCAGGGTGCTGTGCTGAGGGCTGCCCCCCGCTCAGCACCCTCCATTCCCTTGCAGGGCGACCATCCCGCTGTATGATGCCGACAcggggctgctggtgctggcagggaaggTGAGGTCCCATGGGGTACAGCGGGGTGCAGGGGGTGCGGTGGGGTGCAGACAGATGCAGAAGGGTGCAGCAAGGTGCATGTGGGTGTAGAAGGATGCAGGGGGGTGCAGTGAGGTGCAGCAGGGTGCACATGGGTGCACTGGGGTGTAGAAGGATGCAGGGGGGTGCGGAGGGCTGCCCCCCACGGCCCCACTCAAGCCCCATCCCCTCTGCCTCTTTTCCAGGGAGAAAACCTCCTGTACTGCTTCGAGGTGGCACCCGCGCAGCCGGCGCTCACCCAGGGTAAGCAGGGTACATCCTGTGCCAGGCTCCCGGAACCCCCGGGGTCTCGGCCCAGCTTGCACTGCCTGCCCTACAGccaccctgcctgtgccccagTGACCCAGTGCCGGACGGAGGGCAGCACGTGGGGCCTGGCCGCTGTGCCACGCCTGGCCCTGGACGTCATGGCCTGCGAGGTGCTCCGTGTCCTGCAGCTCACTGACACCGCCCTCATCCCTGTCAGCTACCTGGTGCCACGCAAGGTAAGGGGAGGCTGCAGGCGGCACCACATCACAGGTGCCTGGTGCCATCTCATGGGTGACACCTCACTGGTGCTGGGTGACAAAGGGCACCCAGGTGCTGGGGGACCCTGGTTCCCagcctggggagagcaggagaagAGGTAAAACCTGGGTGCTGAAACCTGGGTGCTGATGGTGGGCAGTAAGGCTGGAGGGTGGGTGCTGCGGTGCTCAGGCTGAAACCTGGGTGCTGATAGTGGGTAACAGAGTCTGGGTTTGCTGGGTGCTAGATTTGGGAAGCCCAGTGCTTCATGGAAGATGCTGGGTGCTGGAGAGTGGATCCTGAAAGCTGGGTGCTGCCTCCTGGGTGCTGAGTGCCAGGTCCGGAATGCCTGGTGCTTAAAGCGGTTGAAATTTGGGTGCTGGGTAGTGGAGTCTTGAGTGCTGGAGGCAGGACTCTGGGTGACAGCTGGAGGCTGGGTGCTAGGGCTGGTGCTGGAAGTGGGGTGCTGGGTCCTGTAAGGGGTGATGTTGGGGTGTGGGTGCTGTCTCAGAGGCTGGCTGCACTCAGAGGTGTGCAAGGCAGCCCGACACCGGGCAGCATCTGACACGTACAGGCTTCGGCGCACAGCGTGCAGGGACAGGGGCTCCATGGCCGGAGGgtctggggtggcagggggggtccagggggagctgcagcccagagggtgccagctggcagcaggatgggggctgtggggttttggggacACCCACTTTGCCCCATCCCCTCTCCCACAGTCCATCCAGGACTTCCATGAGGATCTGTTCCCTGACTGCGCTGGGACAGTGCCAGCCACCACCGCCCAGGCCTGGTGGGCAGGGGACAGCCAGCAGGTCAGTGTCACCCAGGGGGTGTCCTTGCTGGTGGCATTGCCAGGGGCTGCCACTGCCCCTCGCCCACCGTTCTGCCCCCCCTCAGGTGCGGAGGGTGAGCCTGCACCCTGCACGAAGGCCCACGGAGACCTTCACCTCCCCCGTCATCGCCTGCACCCAGCTGCAGGCGGCCGACAGCAGCCCCACCGACGCCGACCGCAGCGTGAGcacggggtgctggggggtgtgCCGGGGGTGCCGAGGCATTGGggggctcagcagggctgggacactggcaccccctgcccacctgcTTTCCCTCCTGTAGGAGGGCAGTGGCTACTCCTCGCCATCCTCACTGGCCTCACCGGGCAGCGCCACCACCTCCCTCTCAGCCAGCACCGGCCCCTCTAGCGGCtttgccagcagccccagccagaaGTCACTGCAGAGCATTTTGGGTGAGCGAGCGGTGCGGTGGGCTCGGTGtgcccgggggggctgcgctgggggGACCCGGGGCGCTCACCTGTACCCCGCCTGCACCAGGGCCCAGCTCCCGCTTCCGGCACGcgcagggcagggtgctgcacCGCGACACCCACCTCACCAACCTGCGGGGGCTCAGCCTCACCACACCGGGCGAGTGCGACGGCTTCTGCGCCAACCACCAGCGCGTCGCCCTCCCCCTGCTCTCCGCCGGCGGGCAGATCGCCATCCTCGAGGTACCCCTGGCACGGCACAGTGGCCGGCGTGGCGCCAGCCGGTGCAGCGCAGGTGATGCCCCTGGCTCTCTCCCGCAGCTCTCCAAGCCTGGCCGTCTCCCTGACACGGCTGTGCCCACCATCCAGAACAGCGTGGCGGTGGCCGACCTCTCCTGGGACCCCT containing:
- the VASN gene encoding vasorin, whose protein sequence is MNQLILCTLLLLAPRELAGACPAGCQCQDPKTILCAARRGQTVPQGLPPNTLSLYVFENGITMLSEDSFAGLPTLQLLDLSQNKITSIQKNIFQPLTELVNLDLSSNQLQEITNETFHGLRLLERLYLQKNRIQHIHAAAFDTLENLLELKLQNNQLWAVPPLDLPNLLLLDISWNKIPTIAPGAFHAVNIESLKIAGLGLTSLNEELFQAQNNLHELDVSDNLLERVPAVLRRLGSLTKLSLAGNARISQLPAEDFHNLHNLQELDISNLNINTIPRDFSRFFPRLRTVTAAGNPFNCICQMSWLVQWVNASSVVLRRPEETRCHFPPKNSGKLLHHLQYADFGCPTTTTPPTTPRTTTLPPPVPLPTSSRLAPQPSTAAPTPGARAPQGSSTPVPFSGTLAPTSPLPPICPPRTCLNGGTCHLGALNYLQCLCPVGFAGVYCEVEVRGTTPAPNTPAPPPSRRISIAQVSSTSLKVDLQNYVQSKAQLKGIRLSYRNLSGLDKRPVMLRLPASLSEYTVRALKPNCTYRICIGPLGEKVSKEEHCAEVQTLPVSHQQHSPVTQSKDSNLTLMIVPALAAVLLLVVVVTVGMYYRRHRRAKAHTGTGVDASPLELEGVKACLENGDLNSHGHKVPEAAMLSGGSECEVPLMQSHYPSNNNTPGLKPSYF